The following are encoded in a window of Salinibacter ruber DSM 13855 genomic DNA:
- a CDS encoding response regulator transcription factor — translation MTTAAEKRILLVEDDDDIADLLELHLTDAGHAVDVVGDGDDGLARALTEAYDLIVLDIMLPGTDGFDICRRLRQEKCPTPILMVTAKTEEVDKVLGLELGADDYITKPFSIREVLARVKALFRRVEVDQETQGQADDTPIELGKVVVEPEKRKVTVEGEAVDLTSKEFELLLLFARHPGRAFSRDELLDEVWGYQYSGYSHTVNTHINRLRNKIEPDPSEPRYVKTVWGVGYRFAEREELAARDV, via the coding sequence GTGACGACCGCCGCCGAGAAGCGCATTCTGCTCGTCGAGGATGACGACGACATCGCGGACCTGCTGGAGCTGCACCTCACCGACGCGGGGCACGCGGTCGACGTGGTTGGGGACGGCGACGACGGGCTGGCGCGGGCGTTGACCGAGGCGTACGACCTCATCGTCCTCGACATCATGCTGCCCGGCACCGACGGCTTCGACATCTGCCGCCGGCTGCGCCAGGAGAAGTGCCCGACGCCCATTCTCATGGTGACGGCCAAGACCGAAGAGGTGGACAAGGTGCTGGGGCTGGAGCTGGGGGCCGACGATTACATCACCAAGCCGTTTAGCATCCGCGAGGTGCTGGCCCGGGTGAAGGCCCTCTTTCGGCGCGTGGAGGTGGACCAGGAGACGCAGGGGCAGGCCGACGACACGCCCATTGAGCTCGGGAAGGTCGTCGTTGAGCCGGAAAAGCGCAAGGTGACCGTCGAGGGGGAGGCCGTCGACCTTACGAGCAAAGAGTTCGAGCTGCTGCTTCTCTTTGCCCGGCACCCGGGGCGGGCCTTCAGTCGCGACGAGCTGCTCGACGAGGTGTGGGGCTACCAGTACAGCGGGTACAGCCACACCGTCAACACCCACATCAACCGCCTCCGCAACAAGATTGAGCCGGACCCCTCCGAGCCCCGGTACGTGAAGACGGTGTGGGGGGTGGGCTACCGGTTCGCCGAGCGGGAGGAATTGGCGGCGCGTGATGTGTAA